The DNA window ACGTGCGCCTGCATTTATTCCTTGACATGCGGGGTGCTGATGCAGAACttgtttaaaaataggaaagaaaaaaagttcagaACCTACTAATCTTGTCCAACcccttattttacaaaaaaacacaaaaaacaaaaataaaaaccagaggTCCATGGGGTGGAGGGACTTCTCCGATGCCACGCAGTTGCCAAAACCCAGGTCCTCTGGTACCTCGGTGGCAGGACTTTACTTGATGAAACAAATTTGGGATGTAACACACTCTATCTGTGATGTCCCAACATAGAAAatcctcagtaaatgttagtatTGCTGGTGtcattattaatttgtatttgtattcaTTCCTTATTGTTAATTTCTATTTGAGACTGGAGGCGCTCAAAGAGAGCCCAAGGGGAATAAAGTGGGGTGGCCTGAGGGAAGCCAGCTGGCTGCCCAGACAGCTCTGCACAGAATGATACTTTTCTCAGCAAATTCAACACTGATCAGGTTCCAGCTCTCCACACCACCATTGGCTCAAAACTCCAGCTCATCAATGTCCCAGAGTTGATCAGAATCTGGGAGGCTGCCTCATCTTATCAGAGCTGTCATCAACTGATATATAAAAGTAGCCACTCATCCTACAAACATTTAGGAAGTCCAACAGTGCCGGAAactgcagggcccagggctgtTTTCCTGAGCAGTCTTGTGACCGTATAGCTGATGTTACTACCCCCTCAGAGTTGCTGCTGTCGAGTAGAGAGCCATGTGGGTGGCCTCCCATGGCCAGGATAGAACTCTGAAGCATGCAATTCGGATATGACGGTGTTCCTTGCACTGGCTTATCTTCCTACCCGGCTTTCTTCTAATCTCATTTTCCTGACTGGTGCCTTATCTTGCCACATTGTATGCATTTTGTGAAACACGTGTGAGTTTAGCCAAGCATACAGTTAGAGAGACTAGAAGACCaccctcacttctgacaccaattgCAAGTTTCAGGGGTTCCCCCAAACCACCCTCAGTTTCAAAGATTTGCTAAAGGGATTCATAGAACACACTGAAAGCTTTTATTCTCACAGGTTAAAAATCAGCCTAGGGAGGAAGTGCAGAGGCCCAGGAAAAGTACCAAACATGTCCTCTCTCCATGGAATCCTAGGACAGTGTTACGCTCCTGGCATctctgtgcacacacagagaATCTCGCCCAAGCCTTGGTGCTGGTTTTGTTGGGGCTTGATGACATACGGCCCTCATGACTGATCTTTAGCCTCTAGCCTTCCAAAGGTTGCGGGGAGAAATGATACTGCATGGCCCAAAGCCCTCATCATACATCACATTGTTAGACCGTCTGGTGGCCAAGGTCCCCATGCAAACGAAGACACGCTTATCAGACCTGATATTCCAAAGGTCTAAAGATCACTTCCAGTAGCCAATGGCAAAAGCCAGACCTCTCTTTGGGAAAGTTAATTCTTCACGACACAATGTGTTAAATTCATTTTCCAAgcaaggggagaaggaaagaaggaataaacCAACCAGTCAAATCGAATCAATCCAGTCACGACCAGACACCTGACTACAGTCCCCTATTGACAATAGGTGAGGGACCTCAGCAGGGACTCTAGCCCACAGCCTGAGCCCCTCTGTTGTGCTTCTTGTGGTGCCAAGGGTTGGAAAAGGGAGCCAGGGGTGCTGCTCTGCCCtgagtgaggggaggagagacagTGCCCTCTGAGGCCAGGGAAGGCAAGGAGATACTGATGAGACTGAGGTGGATTCAGACTTGTGCCATCTTCTCACGTTACTAGGGAAGGGATTCCAGGCGGAGTAGGCTAAGATGGGCATGCGTGCAGTAGAAGGGCGGGGGTCCTGGCAGCTTTGCAGAGCTGTTTGGGAAGGATGCTGAGTCAAGGTCATAGTTGGCACTCAGGGTCCAGAGCCTCAGAGCCACTCTCACAAGCCTTCAGCCAGCACCTGGGCAAAGCAGCTACTATTTCTCCCCTGGTGCTCCGGGGAGTCCTGGGAGTTCAGGTTCCTGAAATACCTCCAGGCTGTGTGGTCGCAGGGTCCCCTCGGCAGAGAGGTATGCAGACCGTGTGACTGCCCACCCCAGCAGCAAGGGGAGAAGGCAATGCAGCCAGCTCTGGGGAGAGGGCATCGGCAGACCCGGGGAGAAATGGGGGCCAAGCTGAGGTTGTGGGGCTTTTTGTGGGTCTCTGGAGCCCATCTGCACCCGGGACTCCAGCTCCTGCCTCTCTGTTCATGTCCCTGTGTGTGCCTCGGTCAGGCTCTccccctctctgctctctctaACACacactgtattagtcagctcgggctcccataacaaaatgccacagactaggaggcttaaagaacagaaatgtaatttctcacagttctgggggctagaagtccaagatcagggtgccagcaaggTAGGTTTCATCCTGAAGCCTCTTCTCTTCACTTGTAGGTGGCTGCCATCTCGATGTATCTTCACACGACCTTTTCTTTTTGCAcgcctagagagagagagagagagaggaggggagggagaaggggtgggggaggggaagggaagggagatgggggagagggagagagaggaggctcttggtgtctcttcttacaaaGGCACTTATcacatcatgagggccccactctcatgatctcatctaaccctaattaccttcCAGAaacccccatctccaaataccaccaTATTGGGGGCTAGAccttcaacttatgaatttggggtttacacaaacattcagtctataacacacACCTTATGGCTTATCCACAGGAGACAAGTTGCCTGTGTCTGAGGCCAAAATCCAAATGGCTCAGACTTAGTGAGATCCCAGGAAAGTGGTTCTCTAAAGGGTCCACAACATCTGTGACTGTAAAAAGAGGACCCATCTAACTGCTTATTTTCATGTGACCTGAGGTTCCTCTCCCTCTACACATCTCCCTCCTCCAAGGTCCCCATGCTCTGTACCCAGCATGGTGGGAGGAACACAGAGGAGTGAGATCTGACCCTGGCCAGCTTGCTGGGGCTCACAGCCCAGTTGGGGGACAAGACCTACCCTCCACGGAGAGTGTCTCAGGCTTGCTTGTCTCTTTGGAGACACTGTTCTCAGCCTCGCAGGCGTAGTTCCCAGCATCCTGCTCTGACGTCACCGGGAAGAGGAAGGAGACGGCTCCACCATGGGGAGTCACGTGGTTCCGCAGGGTGTCCCCACTGAGGTAGAACGAGGATCGGAGGGGAGGAGCTCCACAGCTCGGCTGGTGGGTCTCAAGGTGAGCAGAGGACAGGACACAGGAACCGGGGCAGCACACAGCTGGAAGGGTCAGCGGGACCCCCCAGGCTCCTCCCTTAGGGACCCCTCCCCACATTCCCAGGGGGCCCCACTGCCCACCGCCCAGGCCCCTGGGGAGTGTCTTCCCGTCCTCCCCTTACCCCACACCCTGACTTCCAGCTGGGGACTCTGTTTCTGGACCCAGCCACCCTCAAGTGCTGCCTTGCACCAGTAAAGCCCGGAGTCTCCCTCCTCGGCTGCTGGGATGCAGAGTGATGCTAAGGAGGTAGTATCTAGAAGActatagatacatatacatatataatatatataaatatataagactatttatatatatacataaaacagcaaaagagtgaaaacaactaaaatgtgTATTAAtaagggactggttaaataattatgggccagggcttccctggtggcgcagtggttgagagtctgcctgcccatgcagggggacacgggttcgagccctggtctgggaagatcccacatgccgcggagcaactaggcccgtgagccacaactactgagcctgcgcgtctggagcctgtgctccgcaacaagaaaggccgcgatagtgagaggcccgtgcaccgcgatgaagagtggcccccacttgccgcaactagagaaagccctcgcacagaaacgaagacccaacacagccaaaaatttaaaaaataaataaataaataaataaataaatttaaaaaaaaaacaaaaaaacagaccagCATCCACGGGGCagaaggtggggcagggaggaaactAAACACagatcacaaaattaaaaaaaaaataataataataataataattacggCCCagccatataatgaaatataatgtaGCCATGAGAAAGAGGTATGTCCATAAATACCAAATGGAGTGAGCCCGAAGATAAAGTGTtagtgaaagaaaattaaaagcaacacGTGAACCCACGTGTACAGTGCACCTCCACTGTGTATAAAAAGGTATACACGTACATATTCACACATCTATAAGCTTGCATATGCATATAAGATTTTTAGCATATAGTGGGTAGACCGGGTAACTCATGGGCTAGGTCTGGGAAAAAACAGTTTTCACAATGtgcttctttgttctttaaaaaattttctaatgtttttacagcattcatatatttttttaattaaaaaactagataaaacaaaagattctaacttttttttttttttttttttcttttttattttttatttttgggtgcgttgggtcttcatcacgcaggctttctctggttgtggcgagcgggggccactcttcgttgtggtgcgcaggcttctcattgaggtggcttctcttgttgcagagcacgggctctaggcacgtgagcttcactagttgtggcacgtgggctcagtagttgtggcttgtggactctagagcgcagactcagtagttgtggcgcacgggcaagATTCTAACTTTTATTTCCCGTTTTCCATCCTTTCATAAACCCCTCCTACCTGAATTACCTGAGTAGGGATCCACTCCCTGCAGCAGAAGATCCTGAGGGGCTGAGTCTCTCATTGCACAAGGAGGATGatcaggaggaggaaaggagagactcTGGAATCGAGAATCTGggtgagggatttccctggtgctccaggggttaagaatctgccttccgatgcaggggatgCAAGtacaatccctggtcggggaactaagatcccacatgccgcggggcaactgagcccacgcactctggagcccgcgtaccacaactagagagcctgcaccCTGCAAGGAACGATCCCctaacaaagatcctgtgtgctgcaactaagacctgacgcggccaaataaataaataaataaatacgaaaacaattttttaagaaaggtaaacattaaaaaaaaaaaaaagaatctgggcAACCGCAGCTTAGGCGGAGCAGGATGAGTAAGTGAGAAGACTGACAGCTGACCATAGGCTTGCATTCTTGTTGGTGGCAGAAGACAGGAGAGACACAAAGCAGGGTTGGGCCAGAGTCCTTGGAGTAACAGGTTGAGGTCCCAGGTAATGCTGGAAGACACATAAGGTGAGCAGATACAGTCTTCACTCAGAGACAAAAAGAAGGGATTTTTGCTGGCATCATGCTCTGTCTCTCCAGTTATGGGAAAGATTTGTTCTGCCCTGTATGCTGAGCTCACAGCAAAGCCAGTCACGCATCTTATAGCTCCTGCAGGCAAGGCTAAGACCTCAGTTGGTGGAGAGGCCTGGTGTGAATGGGAGAAAGTGGctgagagagaaaagcagaatgTCCCCAGGCACAGATGTTCGTCACTGGGCActgggaaggagggggtgggttCAAGACCATTCGCAGGACGGAAGAGACCTTGAGACCTCCCATGCCTTCAGACCTGGCATACGGCTCAGCACAGATGGGCACATAAGCTCCAGCTCAGCACCATGAAGCCAGCCTTACTGACTGATTTAGAGTCAGGGGCTGTAGCAACCTCAGCGGGACGGTTGTCCCCTCAGACAGACATTTCTAGTCTGGGTGGTCAGAAGGGGACGTGAATACAGCCATACACACAGAAACAGCAAGGACATGAAACTAAGGACGCACCAAACTTTCCATCACAGGGCTCTGCAATGGAGAAAAGTGATGGGGGTTAGATTCAACAATAAGGACTTCCTGATGGAAAGAGAGATTCAACAAGGGAATGGTGGATACAGGAGGATGAGTGAGCCCCCTTACTCCCTCTTCCTACACACATTTGGAAAGTGCCAGTCCCCAccgcttccccacccccaactggtCATAGTTCCTGAGAAGCTTCATAGGAACATTTCTGCCCAGCATCTGGCCATCATGGCTTTAGGGTGTCCACGGAGCCAGCCCATGGCAtacctctccccactccccatcctccctgctTCAGGAGGAATGAGGAAAGGAAGCGAAATGGGACTTAAATGACAACTGCCTCATCCTCTAAGAAGCAGCAGGCAGGACAAGACTTGGGGTGGGGACTTTAGAAAGGATAACTGACTTTGGTGTCAGTTATGAGAGTAAATGTGGATCTTCATACAGGACACCAGATCTGATGATGTAGGTCTCAGTACGTGGAAAGGACTCTTCATCTCTTAGGAGCCTGGATCCAACTTGAAGGAGGTAAATGGACGACTGTAGTCACCTGGATAACAGATGCTAGGATGGCATCCAAACAGACCAGGACCTAAGAAGGGAGGCAGATAAAGATGCCTAAACTATATCTTACAAGACAGATtcctggtacttttttttttgtttcccttttgctTACCCTAGCCTTTAGTAAATACCTGTCTAAAGGTTTCAGCCCAGCTCAGCCGTGTGTTGAAGAGGAAGCAGAGCTCTCCAAAACCCAGCATGATAGACACTGGGAGTGGTCACCAAGGAGAGCCCCCAAGAGAAGGTGAACCTCAAAAGCCAAAAGAACCTCAGATCTGTGGCCCAGTTGGTCCTCTCACCAGGAAATCCTTGTTCCAGGCCCAACTTCAGAGGTTCTGAGTTTTGTTACTATCGCAGAAGGCAATATTTCCTTGTAAACTGAGCTGTAACTGGCTCTCTCCTGTCATGGGAAGGGGAGCTTCTCCCATTCCAAACCATCGTTTCCCAAGCTGACCCCAGAAAATACTTCATATGACTGTGTGAAAATACAGATTGCTTTTCGTTTTGAAGGCTAGAGGATTCACTTATGCTTATTTATCATGAGGCACTACATGAGCCCTGTACATCCTTAAATGCATCTCATCAATGCTGTTGGTATTGTTTCCTTTTAACTTCTATTTGATGGTGTTCAATTTTCCGAGTTTCTGTCTCACTTAGTGTGGCCATGAGTAGAAAACCTTGCAAAACTGGTGTGGGTAGGCAGAAGTTATAATACCGTTTACAAATCAGAAGGAGTAGAAGACTACCTAGGTGGTAAAGTTTGAGTTGTTTTAGAGAAGCCCTTCTCAAGCACAACTCTCTTAGACTCACCCTctgccgccccccccccaccgcaccCCCGCCACTGATTTATTTTCGGTTGTCACTACTTTCCCCCAAGTTCTTCTTTAATATGCAAGTACTGCTGGGAAGATAAGAGGAAACTACAGCATATCTCTGCTTAAAAACTGTTCTAATGTGTTTGtaaatgtttaggaaaaaaatgtaaatctccTTGGGTAAGCAGGATGAGATGAAGCTATGAGCTCATTTTGGTAAATGTGCAAGTTTAAGCATTTAAAGCTAAGAGGTTTAAATCAACCTAAGCTTCCAAGGCCAGGAGTTAAGCGTCAAAGTATGGtagccaaaaaaatattttattgactgGAAGAGACTCTCATGGGACTCTTTACCATGAATGATTTAGAGAAAATAACATAAggcaatttttttctacttcaatttaaCTCAACAAAGATCTATTTCATTCTACTATATGTAGGACACTGTGCTAGGTGAAACTGGGGATGCAACATTGCATATAACTGTCCCCTTTCCCAGGCAGTCTACCATGCAGGACAAAATACATATGGAGACACAAAGCAAAGTGTCAGAGTACTGGGTGAGTTCAATGAAGGGAGATAGGCCACCCAGTTGCAGGGCTCAGCAGGCATGGAGAAGGGATTTAGAGGCAgctataagtaaaataaattgtatGTGAAGGAACTGACATAAACAAAGGCACGGAGATGGGAAATCAcaatatattttaggaaatatcAGGTGGTCAGGTCTGGATGAATCATAAGGTAGGAATGGGAAGTTAGTGGAAAATGAAGATGGGAGAGAAGATTAGGACCTCTGAGCAAGACCAAGGCAAAGGAAGTTTAGAGCCGATTTACAATGAGTCTTCTGTTCTTTCCCATTTCTGCTTCTGAGAGCTCATCCTTAACCACCCACTAGAACCATGATTCCTAGGCACACTTCCAGGATGGGCTTCTGGGGCACAGACATCTCTCCACAATGAGCTGAGTCTTTGGTTCTGCTCTTAGAAAGACTAACCTTCTCATGTGGCTTAGTGTTCTTCCTTTGGCCACTCTTCCCAGCCTCTTCCCATTTGTCATATCCCTAACCTCTCCACCAGCCTTGGTACTGCTCATCCTCTTGGTCTTTCAACCATGGCTGCCTTTGTTCTCTCTTGAAAGTGACTAGTGATAGAATGGTACCCAACCACATTACCCAAGTGCCAGGCCCTCCTTTGATGGGCAACAGAGTCTCCTGACGATTAAGAGCTAATTGGAGATCTCAGGCCTATTTAATATGTGTACTTCTCACTCTCCAACTCTTCTCATGTCTTTCTCCAACACTGTCTGTGTCCACGTCTCCTGGACCCATCTGATTCTCCTTTTCCTTGTCAGATGGCAGAAGCAGGAATCACAGGAAGGAGGAGCAACACATACACCAAAGGACTAGGGCCTCTTAATGCATGAGAGGGTAACAGAGGTGGGATATTGCTTACCTTCTGTTATGTGCTAAATTGTGTCCACTCTCTCCACCATCCCATTCATaagttgaagtcttaacccctagtacctcagaatgtgactgtatttagagataggatttttttaaagaggtgattaaagtaaaatgaggctgttagggtgggctctaatccagtctgactggtgtcctcataagaagaaaaGGTTAGAACCCCAAGGCTGCTCGTCCACAGAGGGACAACCCTGTGAAGAGGCAGCACAAGagtagccatctgcaagccaaggagacaggGCTCAGAGGAAACCAACTCTGCTGGAACCTTgggaaccttgatcttggacttccagcctccagaattgtgagaaaataaatttctgttgtttaagccatgtagtctgtggtattttgttatggcagccctaacaaactCATAGACCCTCCCAAGGCCATGTTGGAATGGATGGACTGGAGAGAAGTTTTTGATATTATCAGTGTCTACCAAATCCATGGCATCCTTCAGAAGAAATCACTTCTGTCTTGATATACCACCAAAATTCGCCATGCCTTGAGTTTTATGATCCTGATACCCTGGCCACAACTGACTGGACCAAGGATCAAGGACTGGCAAGACACGTGGGTTTATGGGAGAGCTCCTTATCATAGAGTGCTAAGTTTCTCAATTAGATTCTCTCTGGGGAGTTTTGAATACAAAACAGTAAAAGACCAGGGAAGGCAGAGGTAATAGAAACAGAAGtaggagaagaaaagacagaagagagagagaagctgagtAAGGAGAACAGCTATATCTAGAGCAGACATTGGCTTCTGAGGGGACAATCAGAGCTGCTGTCGAGTAATTTCCCCTCTTCTGTGAGACCTGACTGTGAGACTGTTGAGACAGTTTCCTTACTTGTCCTTGTAGCCTTAAAATAAATCACTGTCACTCAAGGTCTTTAAGCCTGAGCCTCTCTTTTTCCATCAATCTGAAAGGACCTACCTACTACTATAGTGTgtttgtttgctagggctgctgtaacaaagtgccacaaattGAGTGGCTTATATAATCAGAACTTCTtgtctcacacttctggaggctggaagtccaagatcaaggtgtcggcagggttggttccttctgagggctatgaGGGAAGGATCTAttccaggcccctctccttggcttgtagatggcgttcttcttcctgtgtcttcccTTTGTACacgtctgtgtccaaatttccttttcttctaaggaTATCAGTCATGTTgtattaggacccaccctaatgacctcattttaatgtaattgccTCTTAAAAGGTTCTATccccaaatatggtcacattctgagatactgggggttaaGAGGTCAACATACgtatgggggttggggggagtgtgCACAGTTCAGCTGGTaacaagtagtttttttttttttaattaattaatttatttattcatttatttttggctgcgttgggtcttcattgctgtgcgtgggctttctctggttgttgcgagcgggggctactcttcattgaggtgtgcgggcttctcattgtggtggcttctcttgttgctgagcacaggctctaggcacacgggcttcattagttgtggcacgtgggcttcagtagttgtggcacacaggcttagttgctccatggcatgtgggatcttcccggaccagggctcgaacccgtgtccactgcattggcaggcggattcttaaccactgtgccaccagagaagcccgacAAGtaggtttttaatgttttaattttttaaaacttttttccagctttattgagatataattgacaaataaaactgtaatatattaaagtgtacaatgtgatgatttgatatatttatacattgtgaaatgattcccacaatcaaattaattaacacatctatcacctcgtAACTTTTTCTGTAAGAATGTTTAGGATCTAATTCTAGCAAacttcaagtatacaatacagttattagttaattttttttaaaaaagtaaactaatATCTTTCAGtagtaagttctgaggatctagtgtacagcatggtggctatagCTAATAACAAGTAGGTTTTTATCTAAAACCAAGGCATTTCCAGCAGGCCTCCTCCCAGCCAGTCAGCTTTCCTCCATTGACTTTCCCCCAAATAAGCAGCCATTCTGGGGTGATGGCCCAGCTCATCCAGGCTGTCCCTGAGGCCTGATGTTAATGCTTTTCCAGAAAGGAATACTGATGTTCCTATCTACCTCCAACCCACAAGCACAAACTAAATAAAGTATGATAGATCTGTGTATCCTGATATAAAAAGATCTCAAAGACAATTTTAAGTGAACAAACAAGTTGGAAAACAATCTGTTCAGCATAAGCACATTCACGCTTAAGAACAAatctatatattttgtatatgtatataaaataatgtaagtgCACAGAGAATAAACCAGGTGATATGGAAATAGAGGAGAAGAGCATGAACATCTCAGTCAGGCTGTAATGGAAGGAGAAAGTTGAGGGGAGGTAACAAGcttgaaagaaattttttaaataatggagtAGCCCTGAGGACACTGGTAAACAGAAGGGAGAATGGGAAATGCTGAATAATTGATAGGACAGGACCCTCGAGTAGatggaaaagaatggaattaaAAGCAGAAACTGATAAGCagtgcaaaagagaaagaaaagaaaaacagaaactggGCATGCAGAAAAGTCCtgaggacaaagaaagaaaactagaaacatTCTGGTAAAATGTTTAGTCTTAGTGCTTAGTGCTTAGTCTCAGCACAATAAAAAGTGAGATAGCtcagtgttatgggctgaattatgtccccccaaatccatatgttgaagtcctaacccccagtacttcagaatgtgactatatttgaacATACGGTGTTTAAAGGAGGTGATTAAGttgaaatgaggtcattaggctgggccctaatccaatgagactggtgttcttataagaggagatgaggacacagacacacaaggaggaaagaccatgtgaggacacagtgataAGGCAGCTATccacaagccaaagagagaggcctctgAAGAAACCCAcccaccaacaccttgatcttggacttctacccTTCAGAacttgagaaaatacatttctgttctttaagcccccattctgtggtatttgttatggcagctcaagTTGACTAATACATCTACCAAGGCTGTGGTGTGctcaagaagaagaggaagatttCAAATGCCAACTGGAAAAGGAGAGGGGGCagcaagcacacacacagaagagaacAGCCTAAGCCCTTCCAGGAGGCTGGCAGAAAACAGCCTACCCAGACCAGGGGTGCTAAAGAG is part of the Balaenoptera musculus isolate JJ_BM4_2016_0621 chromosome 1, mBalMus1.pri.v3, whole genome shotgun sequence genome and encodes:
- the LOC118903148 gene encoding Fc receptor-like protein 6; this translates as MRDSAPQDLLLQGVDPYSAVCCPGSCVLSSAHLETHQPSCGAPPLRSSFYLSGDTLRNHVTPHGGAVSFLFPVTSEQDAGNYACEAENSVSKETSKPETLSVEGVQKEKVV